The Bernardetia sp. ABR2-2B DNA window ATTAGATTGCAGTTTTTTGCCTTTGCTTCTTCGATGACTGATTCAATTGTATCTAAAGAAACCAAAATACCTGTGATTTCAGTAGTTGGATTTCCTACTAAAAGTCCAGAATTATCATAGGATTCTTGAAAGTTTAGAGGAGCGATAGATTCTAAATAAGAAGTAATTTGAGAAAAAGTATAAGTCATTTTTTGATGTATTTGTTTCGTTTGTAGTATAGAATAAGTACCATGCAACACAAATTGCTTTATATTTACTTTCAGTTCTAGAGAACTAAATGAACAAAATATGCAACATAAAATACTATAAAACTTATGTTACACGGCAATAGGCTTAGAGTATTAATAGTTATGTTATAAAATTACCATTTATTTTATCGTAATTATTGATGTCGCTGTGCTAAGATACCAATAATGATATACTCAAACTTAATTAGGTTTAGAATTTTGTAAAAATAGTGTTATTTTTATTTTATGAAATCATTTTTAAGTCAGATACCCATATAGAACTGGAAAAACTTCAACACAGCACTTCAAACAATAAGAAACAGTACATAAAAGTTACTTTAAATAAACGTCAAAATGAATATCAAAATTCTAATCATTTTTCTATTTACTTGTTTTTCTTTTTGTTTTGCGAAAGCCCAAATAGATTCTACAAAAACAAGTTTGTATCTACAATGTGCAAATGAAATTTTCATTAATTATCCAAAAGATATAGATACTACAAAAATTACTTTTGAAGTAAAGGGAGGAGGAATAATAATAAATTCAGTTTCTAAAATTATTCTTATTCCTCATTCTGCCAAATCTACTTTACAAGTTTTGTATAATGGAAAAGAGCTTTTTAGTAGAAAATACAATATAAAAATAGTTCCTAAACCAGAAATCAAGTGTATTTTTACAAAGGATAAATTTCCTAGAAGGTTGCGAGTGGATGTAATTCCAGATAAAAATTTTCTTGAAAATTGTCCTTTAGACGCTCGTTATTCAATTGACTTTACAGCAATTTTAGTAAAAAATAATGAAGTAGTTATGAATGATTTATTTACAGAAAAAAAACAACAACTTACTCAACAAGAGTGGTTTGCAATAAGAGAATTATTTAAGCAAGACCCAACTGCGAACTGGAGAATAATCATTGATAGATTTACTCCAAAACAAATGAATTTTACAGGAAGTATTTATCGCATGTGCTATCCTGCAGTTTATACTTATGATTATACTCTAAAATCTTTTGAAAGATAAATTCTAAAACCCTTCAAAGAGCTTATTCACAGTTTTATTCTTTATCTTTAAAAATAACGATTTTCTCACTTAACTAACTACTTATGAAAGCTATTAATTTGTATTCTGTGTTCTTTCTATTGCTGCTTATTTTTTCAAGTGGCTTATTATTTTCTTGTGGAGGAACTGAGCAAAAAGAAGCTACTGAAAGTAATGAAACTGATTCTGTAGCAGTAGAAGCCGAACAAGTTGTTGAAACAACTAATCCATCAGAAGAATACCAAACTTTTGTGTCTGCTTTAGACACAACACAGATGAGTTCTTCCAAACAAGCTGCTGAAAAATTTCAAGAGTTGTACGCAAGTGCTACTCCAAAACAAGCTGATGAAGGTTTTCTGATTTTTGATAAACTATATAATTCTCTTGCCTATAATTTAGATGAACAGCATTATAAAAAGAGTTCTGAAAGTGGTGAATATGACAAATACGACCAAATTGCAGGAATATATAATGGTTATAATGATGGAAAAGATGCATCATCTGAAATGATGTCTTACCATAACGAACTTGCCAATCACGGTTTCGGGATCGGAATGGTAGAAGGTTCTACTTATATTCTTCAAAACAGAGATTTTTTGAAAGGTTATTTTTATGATAAAGTTTCTGAACCAATGAAAGAGTATTTGATTCAGAAAAATAAAGAAGCAAAAGAAATTTTTGCAAGTGATGGAGGTTTGATTATTTCTCCGACTCGTTTGGCAGAACGTGTTATTTGGGCAGAGAATTTTATAAAAGAAAATCCTGATTTTTATCCTAAATTAATGAAAGAACTGAAATGGTCTAAAAAATCGTATCTAACCTATCTTTTGGAAGGAATGGACAATACGCCACTTTTTGATTATCAAACAAAAGAAATTACACAAGATTTTGCAGAAGCCTATCAGACAGTTACGAGCAGTTATTCAGATACAGAAACGGCTGCTATCATAAAACCTTATTATGAAGCTATCAAAAATAATAACACAGACAAACAAAAGGAGTTGATAGAAAAATATCAAGACGAGGATAAAATTTATAAAAATGAGTATTAATTTTGAAATTGTTGCTAATAACTGGTTTATGTGTCGACACTTGAACCAGTTATTACTAAGAAAACGTGAACTCGGGATTATACCTGCTGATTGTCAAATAGTTAGCCTGTTCTTTTTAATCTTCGGTGCTGCCCTTTCGGGCTGACCTTGATTAAAAGTAGGTCAGTCTCGTTAGAGCAGACCGAAAGTAGCTTTCCTAGTAGATAGAGAGATATTTCAGACTATTTTTAATACCGAGTTGTTAAGAAAGGCTTTTCTTAAATGCTTCAAAAAGCTCTAAAAGTCGAATATCTCCACTTGTAGAAGCTAATGGTTCGGCTGCTACATCTCTTGAAAATGTTGGGCGATATAGATAACCTCCTGTAACACTATCCTTCCTCTCATAAAAATAAATACTAGGAATATTATTCGTATAAGTGTTTTTATCAAAAAATAAAGGCGAAAGATTGAGAATTTCGCTTTCTAAATTGGTTTGTTTGGTAATACAAACGGAATGACTATCCGTATAAAAATTGAGAGGTTCTTTTTTGATTTGTCCAGATTGATTAGTATCAGCATAAAGATGATTCAAGGAATGAACAAAATTAGCTTCGCTATTTTTGAGTTTGATAACACGAATACTTCGGATAGAAATAAGTTCGTAAGTAGTCAGAAAAGCTAATTGTTCTAAAATAACAGTCAAATTATTTTCAGCTTCCAAACATTGGTTTTCTATCGTTTCATTATTCCATGTGGTAGCTTGTGTACGCCAGTTTTGATACAAACTTTCTAACGAATAATAGGCTGTTTTGAATTTTTCTTCCTCCAATTCTTTTTTCCATTCTTTAAGCTCTGAAATATAAGGTGTTCTGTTATTTTGTGAAAATAATTCCAAAATTTCTTCTATCAAAGGCAAATAGATGGAAGGCGTAGGATTATTTATTTCCTTAAAAAGAGAACTGAAAGTAGTAGAAATTGACGTTTGATTTTTGAATTTCTCGTCCCAAAGTTCTGCCAAAAGAAGGTAAGCGACATAACGCATGGTAGCAAAATAAGTACGCAAAATTTGATTAATTCTACCTAAATTTCTTTCCTGTTCGGCAGGAGAAGGAGCAAAAAGACGTTTGAGTTCTTCAGCAATAAATAAAGGAAAATATCGAACAACTTGATTGGCTCTTTGTGTCAATTGAAGGTTTTCAGTATAATTTGTATCTCCTTCATCATCTTCAAAATAAGAACTCAGTTCATCATCAGCAAATGGGTTTTCGATTTCTAACTCATTTTCTTCTACAACCGTTCCGATTTGTAAATTTCTATACTTAGCAACAGCATAAAAAACAGGCAAAATAATATTTCGGTTAAGCTGTGTAGAAGGGACAACTGTATTCGAATTATTTTTAGCAAAAATAAGTTCTTGAACTAAATTTGTATTGGCTTGGCGAGGCTGAGGAAATCCCTTTGAAGTCAAGTTTTTTTCTAATTGAAGATAAATATCACGAAGCGCAAGTTCTGTTTTGCGAATATTAATTCCATTTTCTAAGATATTTATAAATTCATTTGTAAAAGCTGAGTATTCTTCTGCTGGAGGATATTTTGAAGGTGTGTTTTTCTTAGAAGAAGCCAAAACATAAAAGTTTGTCTTTCGAAACTGCTCAAAGGCTTTTTCACTAAAACAAGCATCTAAAACCAAAACAACTAACAACCTCTCCTTCTGAATCACTCTATTAATAGCATCAATCGAAACACCTGTAAAAAAAATATCTTCAACTTTACTTTCACTCGTACTCAAATAAAGATTAAAATCATCATCCAAAATTCCGTGTCCAGAATAATAAATAACTAAACTTTTTTGTGCGTTTTGAGCAGCTGTTTTGATTACTCGCAGTATTTCTTGAGGTTGAGCTGCATTATGAAGTGTCG harbors:
- a CDS encoding caspase family protein codes for the protein MRLIDAAKTQAVLIGISSYTADESLHDLAAAKTNVDKLERVFASPTVGINKENITTLHNAAQPQEILRVIKTAAQNAQKSLVIYYSGHGILDDDFNLYLSTSESKVEDIFFTGVSIDAINRVIQKERLLVVLVLDACFSEKAFEQFRKTNFYVLASSKKNTPSKYPPAEEYSAFTNEFINILENGINIRKTELALRDIYLQLEKNLTSKGFPQPRQANTNLVQELIFAKNNSNTVVPSTQLNRNIILPVFYAVAKYRNLQIGTVVEENELEIENPFADDELSSYFEDDEGDTNYTENLQLTQRANQVVRYFPLFIAEELKRLFAPSPAEQERNLGRINQILRTYFATMRYVAYLLLAELWDEKFKNQTSISTTFSSLFKEINNPTPSIYLPLIEEILELFSQNNRTPYISELKEWKKELEEEKFKTAYYSLESLYQNWRTQATTWNNETIENQCLEAENNLTVILEQLAFLTTYELISIRSIRVIKLKNSEANFVHSLNHLYADTNQSGQIKKEPLNFYTDSHSVCITKQTNLESEILNLSPLFFDKNTYTNNIPSIYFYERKDSVTGGYLYRPTFSRDVAAEPLASTSGDIRLLELFEAFKKSLS